The Erigeron canadensis isolate Cc75 chromosome 1, C_canadensis_v1, whole genome shotgun sequence genome segment CAACAACACAACAATTTGTCCctcttaatattttaaaatgtgGTTGTAGGTTTATTTGGCAACAATCCAAGCTTCCACATCCATTTGCTACAGTAAAGTGATGTCATGTATGTATATTCGTATATACGTTTCGTATCTATATAGTAAAGTGATACATTTATGAAGGATGATGATATCAACGCTCACACCATCAACTCCTGGTActttctattttgtttttctggaaCAACTTCTAATGAATTAATGTTTGATGCTATGTTTTTCTTTATCCATAttaagtgtttgataaaatgcttCAATGAAagtttgattaattttttttttttaatttttttttgtcattatgTTTTATACAATCTGAGTGTTTGATTCTGTCTTCCTTTGTTTTAATGTTTGCATTAGTTAAACCTCTTCTTAAAATGCATTTATGAAAGTGAATTTTATTTGATTAGTTCTAAGTGTTAATTATCAGAAAttatgatgaaaattatatttctttttgtttggattgaagttcaacaataacaacaaaaaaaaaggaatttaTTGGTAAGGTTTTCTGTTTTATGGTTTAGGAATTTATACTTCTTGTCAGATAAATTTGATGGAGAGCAAACTAGACATAACAAACATATGAATTTTCAATGTGATTAAGTTGTGACCAAAAGTGTAGATGATATACCTCACCAGTACTGCATTTTGTGAACACTATTATGATAGTTTTATGCAATTGTTGCATTTGGAATTTTCTCACTATTTCCAATCCGAGTTAACAAATTACTCTTGTAAGTCAATATGAAGTTTTTCCAAAAGAAAATAGACGAGTATCTTATTATCGTTATAAGATATAATCAGCATAAACAGAACTTAAACATAGATAATTTTATATCCTTAAATGAccaatgaaaaatcaaaatataccaTCAGAAATGGAACTCTCATATTTGTAAACTACTAGAGCCAAGATGAATCGCGAATATATAGCCAAGTCTATCTTGCAAGATTAGTTATAGAGTCTCACGTCGTGCAACCTTTGAGATGGGATAGCCATGAGTGGATTTCTTTTTCGTAGAGTAATGCCAAACTTTTCGGTAAGATCGTGCTCTTCTCCCTCTGGCAACCTCCAATCGAAAGAGTGCATGAGCGAAGCTAAAATAAATGTTTGCATTTTCTCAGCTACTGGAATTCCTGCACAGGTTCTTCTCCCCGACCCAAATGGAAAGAACTTCAAATCCTTTCCCTTGTAATCAAACTTGTTTATCAAGAATCTCTCTGGATTGAATTCTAAGGGATTGTTCCAGTACCGAGGGTCCCGATGAATTGACCACACGTTCAAAAAGACACTACAACCTTTTGGTATGTTGTATCCACCTACTGTGCAATCTTGGCTTGGCAAATGTGGAAATAAGAAAGGAAGTATTGGGTGCAACCTAAACGTTTCTTTAATAGTTGCATCTAGATATTGTAGTCGCGACAGATGAGATTCTTCAACTATGTTGTTTGCTCCCACAACTTGTGCTAATTCTTCTTGTACCTTTTTCATTACATTGTGGTTTTTCATAATTTCTGCCATTGCCCATTCGGTAAGTGTTGACGTTGTTTCTGTTCCAGCAACCATAATATCCTGATGCAAGAAGAGTTTCACGTAATTTAGCAAATTAAGCGATCggtattaaacaaaataatgaaGATTAATGTAAACGGATATGAATGGATtgtaatatatacacacacacacacacacatatatatatagggtagagatccaggGAGATGGTTTTTAAGGAGAGAATGttcagattttaatttttttagcttgcttttttgattttttttcactttttttttattctttttctaattaactcaatccatagaaaaattttaaaaaataaataaaaataaaaaatttctaaaccgagttagtgagttatacatgtaagggtacagtacgggcttcgcccttaaggatattcataacgGGTAGCTGGTGCGAGTGATAgatcatagagggtgataggtcataggggtgatcggtgattgggtgatctacctaacgggtttcgcattatggctccgccataagTCGaaaggcttcgcctatagcttatgggctacgggctacgccctttggaaagaaaaatatttttcaaaatttttatatggaataagttaattaaagagagaatgaaaaaaaatgaaaaaaaggaaaaaagtttaaaaaacaagttaaaaaaaatcaaaaacgaacTTTCTcacccttctctccttaaggtaccttctcatttgatctctatcatatatatattatatatattatatataaatatagattgaCGAAGATATAATCTTGATCTTGAATAAAAAGTTTTTGAGCAGAGATATCTGACCAGAAGTAGTGCCTTTATTTGGGTGATGTTAAGTGATGATGCATCTTTTCGGTCTTTAAGATCTAACAACATTTGTAAAAAATCTTTCTTCCCTTCATGCCCAACTTTATCTTCTGACCTTTCCAAGTTAGATTTGATCCGGTCCTCAATGATGCTTGTTAGAATTTGATCTAGTTTGTCAAGTTGCTTCTTCATTCCTCGCTCGATACCTTGAAAATCAAACCATGCTAGACTTGGGAAGAAATCGGACAAATTTGGTTTTCCAAAAAACTCAACTATGTTTGAAGCCACGATTTGTAACTCATCTCCAAGATCACTACCATCTTTTCCCCCTTTATTTGATTTGCTATACCAAATCATGTTTGTAATGACGTTTGTCTGTGTCAAGAAAGCAATCTTGCTAATATTGATTGATGTGTCGACGTTACTAAAAACAGCCTTGATGGTTTTTCTAACTTCATCTGTCCGGAGAGAACCACATGCTTCTAGATTTTTGTTGCTTAGGATCTCATGGACAAATATTTTACGAAGTTTACGCCAGTTGGAGTTGTTATTGGCCATCACCATATCTTGGCCCCCATAACTAATTATTGAGGCGGCTATTGTTAAATCGCGGTTAGAGAAGGTTTCATCTTGGTCTCGAAGCACCTCTTTTGCTAGTTCTGGGTTGTTGATCACAACGTGAAGCTTGGATCCCAAATGAAACTTGAATATGGGACCGTAGGTGTGAGCCATGTGGGTTAACTGTTTGTGCAATTCAGGACCAAGAAACGGAAGGTACCCAACAATAGGCAAGGAAAGGGGACCCGGTGGCAAAGGTGGCGAGGAATTTGAAAGTGTGGCTTTGTACCATAAATTAATAGCTAATGCTACTACTGAAATGGTGAGAAATGCAAGAGTAATCTCGTAATCGCTCATCACTTCCCACAACCATGACCATTGACTGGTACTTAGCCGTGACATTTTTTAAGATGATACTCGTATTATACAAGGTAATTATGGTTGATGGCTTCACTAAATGGATAGatagaatatatatagatagtaaTTGGTGTATCTTAATTTTCTAAgttaaatttatgaaatatcatctaattaatctatatattgaaaaaacaTTTATCCCAAAATCAACGTTAGGCAAAGAAAATACATGCCGTGGAAGTTGACCTATCTATCATCAATTCAGCGACAGCTTAAAATTGTCAGATAATGAAACAATTTTTTCTTGATGTACAATTTTGACTATGTATAGTAGCAGGAAGTATCAACATTTacatcaaactttttttttgattGCTTgaaccattatttttttttggaagataatatatatactctatGCATACTAGTATAATCTAGTATGGTACAGTACATAAGCTCCTTCAACTATTAAGTTAACGATCTGATATACTCCGTATGATTTTACCTATAATATTGTCATATTACAATTGAAATATTTATGATATCTATCTACCTATATTACAAGAAGAATGCCTTTTTTACTGtaacatgataaaaaaaaaaaaagacacataAGCGTAAATATTAAGTTACTGTAAAAGGGTAATCAAAGAACTCAACctttttttgtaagttttttttttattattattaaatttcttaattaatttagattatttGGTTAATTGGTgcattatttagtttttagatttaattgctagattaatatactaattaatacaATGTTATTGTATGTTGAAACAATTTGAGAAAGAGAGGGAGAAGCTGATGAATTTATATGGCTAAACTGAAGAGAAGCCACTCTGGCATTGGAAGGAACAAATCGAGTCAGAGTATGCCTTTTGGTTAATTTGGCTGCCAATATTCATGTGGTACTTTCTTTTGTTgcttaataatataatataatacagaTTTCCTTGATGCCTGATGTCTTCGCTTAGAATAAGACTTTCTCCCTATAGAAATGGAGGTAATATTTACCTAACTCGCAACTAAGGTTAACCCCAACTGTGTAGATTTGCTTCCCCTTTATCCTCATTTAGTGTAGGTGTACTTAAATTTGTAAGGGCCGAAAAACAACCATATAGGCATGAACCTCTGTCTAACATTTACATTTTGGTTTACTGCAATGCATAGTATTATAGACTAATATTTTCGATTATCCATTCTAAATCCAAAGTTGTGTTGTGTGTTTATGGTTGTTCATGTTAGGTGTTGacaaaaaatttgtttcaacCCACTTGAATGAATTGTGTATTAAAGAAAGCTCTTCCTCTTTTGACCAAGCAATCCACTCATCATCAGGTATGATTCTCAATTCAGTTCATATTAAGCTAATTTTTCCATTTGCCAACCTTTGCCACAAGTGTCTTTTATTTTGatcttctcttttttctttatcaCAGTTCACAAAGATGGGCATCATAGGTTTAGCTCAACAAGAGGTCACAAAGATGGGCATCAAAGGTTTAGGTCAACAGGTATacttttacattttcattaGAGCAAAATAGTGTCTTTCACTAATGGCATTTGTTCAACACAAGTCGAAGCATAGTATGTAATTAGCTGTCGGTGCACACATTCAATGGTGCTTAGTAAAGAGCATATATAGCATGGTCACATGGAGATACTAATTACAATTAACTATTCTGCTTAGtatctcatttttattttattgcttCTAATCCCAGATTATGCTAATTAACTCTTTCATGGTTACGTGCTCACCAGCCTAATCTTCAACATATGCTTATCGAGATAGAAATCAGATATCCTGAAAAGCTCGGAAGATAGGTTGGGTTCTTCGGCTAAGCGACTAGCGGTATAACCACTGATGCATGCGTAATGCTAAACTCCTATGAGGTATAAAACCGTATTAATGATACATGTTGTGAGTGGTTCAATTGTTAGTTGTTCAAATTATTGGATTGCGTACTTATAAATAAGTTGTTGGCAAGAAATAACTCAATTTATATGCAAAGTTAGACACCCACGAGTTAAGAATTGGAGCAAAAAAGTTTGGCTTATAGGTGACCAAGTGTTAATCTTTCATCTAACTAAGTGCATGTTTCCTCATAGCACATGTCGTTACAGCTCAACAATCTCTGTTACGAAGTTAGATTTTTAGTAATATTGTTGGTGCAACCTGGTTTCCCATAACTTCCAGGTGTTTGACGGAAATCTCATATTTGATGTATCATGCTATAACTAACTCTATGTTGTGGATAATCTCATATTAGATGTATCATACTATGCCTTTTTTTCTTGATTGTTAAGGTTAAAAAGTATTCCAGAAACATTTTATGTATCCACTTGTAGATTGTGGCTTAAACAACGTGCGACCCTTGCATTATGTATCTCTTAACTTTGTCTTGAGTTTGttaaaaatgtataatatttgGTAACTTCGAGTCAATCGAGCCTATCATTAGTTACTATAGGAAGAACCAATACTTATTTAAGACAAATTTTGGTGGTTGAAATATGAGTGCATAGTATAATTGAATTAAGCATGGTTTTTTGTTAAGGCTATAGCCATAATAAACGAGCAGGCCACAAACTATGCCCTAAAAGATGGTCATGTGGGTTTGTTCGGTTGTTTCAGAGCctcactttttttaaaatatcgaCTAAATGAGCAGACCACATTTTGCTGGACTACATAGGACTATTTTGTAGCCATTTCGTGATGTTCATTTGCAGTCTGGTTGCTGGTTTTCTGTCTTCCTATCATATAGATCAATAAAACAAGAGAGAGGGCGGGTGATTAGATCAAGTGACTTGAAGGGAACTTTCTAGATATAAAGAGCAGATTAGAGAACTAATCCTGGCGGCTTAATATTCTATGAAAGCTTGGGGAATGATTAAAAGAGCCATTGTTGTACATTTTGTTGGTATCGTTTGAGAATTCATGAGCATCTGTCAAGGTCTCACTTCTTATGGTACGTCAACttaattataagaaaataaattaagtttGAAGAAGAAACATTTTCCACCTCAGATATGGATGATCATGAATTAAGCAAGACCTTTTGTCTAGATTAGCGGTTTAAGTTGGACCTGTGATAAGATTGAACAACCCTATGGCCCCGTTCTCTTTTTagctaattttttattttactcttTTGAGATGAAATACAAGCTGATCGATCCATAAACTTAACTATTGTTATTCTCTTATTTTGATCGATGTTTTTACTTGGTGATGCAGATCTTGTTCATAAAGACAATATTGCTGTTGATCATTTGGCTTGTCAACAGATTGGGTGGTTAAATTATGACTAAGTTCTCGTCAATGTTTGACTACTTTCTACAATTAATATGAACGATACAGTTTCTATACATTCTTTGTCACTATTTGAAGGATTATTAGATTTGAACCTTGATATAAAAGGTGCAAAGTGGGGGGTTGGTCAAGTTGGTTAACTAGCCTGACTGGTTTTGGTTAAATCTGGATGACATGACCAAGGTTTTGTCAggcttaattataatttattttatgaatttgtagaaaatgattacaataaagtatatatatatatactaataataacgTTATTGTCATTGCATTGAAACATCGCTCTGACCCATTTGTCATAAGCTTTTAACCAAAAAAGGCCATTCATGAGTTAATGGCTTGAAATTGCAAACTCTTATGATAAAATCGTGTATATCATGTTTGTAGGGTCAAATGGGTCGAAACTCACctaaagtgtactttttaagcATCTAGCAACGATATTCAAAAACTGTTCTTTGAAATAGTAGTaaagtatatgtattttatcAGTCGGAATAGATCGGAACCACACCAAAAACAGTTCGTTTGACTCATAAGCCTAAAAATCCAGACTGACCAATTGCCACCTCTGCATGTATGGACAGTACCTAAATGTTGTATACAATCTTTCATGTTCACTCGACAGCGAGGCTGGAATTTATGCACTATCTTATGACACATCAGGATCGAGGCTTGTCGCATGTGAAGCTAACAGAACCATCAAAATGTGGAAAGACGGTCACTTTCAAGCTACCAAAAGACATCTAATAggttttaaatgtgttttgaaacATAGTGCCCTGAATTGACTTGAAGCTGACTTATATAGGAGTATTGGTTTAGGACACATTTTGGAACAAGTTTGCGGTGTTCTGTTAGTTATACTGTAATATTTGGAACTTTTGAGCGGAGCTTATTCTACGTTAAGACTTAAAAGCGTTGTTTCTAGACTTTTTGATAAAATAGTGAAGCGAGAAATGGGACCAGTGTTGTTTAGTATAACTAAAGTATAGTTAAATCAAAAATCTTAGCAGCCATAATCTAGAGCTTCCTAGTACTGGATCAGTGTTTTTTATTGTACTTTAACTAAAATAGCATTGTCAAATCACACATAGTATAGCAGCCATGAACTAAAGCTTTATAGGTAGTGCTACTCGTATCCTCAACATATCAACTCATCTCTAACCTTTAAAACACCTTTAAATATTTTGgcaaaattatatttaagtctaaggtttttattttcaatttagaGTGTATTGAAATCTTGTCCGATGAGAATGCAATAGAAGTGAAATATCTATTATATgcttacaactttgaacttattaCTAGCCTGGTGCTAAGaataagaaaaactaaaaagtattatacaGTGTATCATGAGAGGATTTATGAACTGTCTGGAATTTACAGTTATCTTATGAAGTTATTGTATATTGATACAAGTGAACATTTTAAAACACCATATAATCgattttttcaaacttttaatagaacccttaaattatataaattatatgtatgatAACGCCTTTAGTGGGCCGTACATTGCACAGCCAAATTTACACTAGTCTTTTATATAAGAAGAGGATATTATTTTAATAGTGCAAAATAAGAATTTTTAGTATAACCCATCTaacagtaaaacaaataaaatgatagtgagatattaataatatcgtagtCTACAAATTTGATAAgcatattatgattttgtaatattcaaatatcgatAAGAATGTCATAGTAAACAATTTCGAATTTCACTAAATATGTCACAGTCGACAAATTTGATGTgcatattatgattttgtaatgtTCAAATATCGATAAGCATGTCACAGTAAACAATTTG includes the following:
- the LOC122584886 gene encoding cytochrome P450 76C1-like yields the protein MSRLSTSQWSWLWEVMSDYEITLAFLTISVVALAINLWYKATLSNSSPPLPPGPLSLPIVGYLPFLGPELHKQLTHMAHTYGPIFKFHLGSKLHVVINNPELAKEVLRDQDETFSNRDLTIAASIISYGGQDMVMANNNSNWRKLRKIFVHEILSNKNLEACGSLRTDEVRKTIKAVFSNVDTSINISKIAFLTQTNVITNMIWYSKSNKGGKDGSDLGDELQIVASNIVEFFGKPNLSDFFPSLAWFDFQGIERGMKKQLDKLDQILTSIIEDRIKSNLERSEDKVGHEGKKDFLQMLLDLKDRKDASSLNITQIKALLLDIMVAGTETTSTLTEWAMAEIMKNHNVMKKVQEELAQVVGANNIVEESHLSRLQYLDATIKETFRLHPILPFLFPHLPSQDCTVGGYNIPKGCSVFLNVWSIHRDPRYWNNPLEFNPERFLINKFDYKGKDLKFFPFGSGRRTCAGIPVAEKMQTFILASLMHSFDWRLPEGEEHDLTEKFGITLRKRNPLMAIPSQRLHDVRLYN